In the Streptomyces sp. cg36 genome, one interval contains:
- a CDS encoding Lrp/AsnC family transcriptional regulator: MESDYDELDRRLVHALQIDGRAPFSAIAEVLGVSDRTIARRYARLRSAGAVRVLGGIDTTSLGAVLWSLRVRCAPAASLPVAEALARRPDTSWVSLSSGGTQITCVVRSESRVDSEALLLAKLPRTPRVEGVTAHPLLHAFYGGPDSLVGKLGSLDEEEIARLRPPPVPCRSGRIRLGSGDRRLLARLAVDGRAGLEELASATGWSPTTVRRRMTELRAHGLLYLDLDVDWRMFGAHARTLLWLAVAPAHLEEAGQALAGHPEIAFAAATTGPTNLYASVVCADQQELYRYLTTRVAALPAVTHLETAPVIRTVKQAANRA, translated from the coding sequence GTGGAATCCGACTACGACGAGCTGGACCGGCGACTCGTACACGCCCTGCAGATCGACGGCCGGGCCCCGTTCAGCGCCATCGCCGAGGTTCTCGGTGTGTCGGACCGCACCATCGCCCGCCGCTACGCCCGTCTGCGGTCGGCCGGGGCGGTACGGGTGCTCGGCGGGATCGACACCACCTCGCTGGGCGCCGTCCTGTGGTCGCTGCGGGTGCGCTGCGCGCCCGCAGCCTCGCTCCCGGTCGCCGAAGCGCTGGCCAGACGCCCCGACACCTCGTGGGTGAGCCTCAGCTCCGGCGGCACCCAGATCACCTGCGTGGTCCGGAGCGAGAGCAGGGTCGACAGCGAGGCGCTGCTGCTGGCCAAGCTCCCGCGCACCCCGCGCGTGGAGGGCGTGACCGCGCACCCACTCCTGCACGCCTTCTACGGCGGCCCGGACAGCCTCGTCGGCAAACTCGGCTCGCTGGACGAGGAGGAGATCGCGCGGCTGCGCCCGCCCCCGGTTCCGTGTCGGAGCGGACGCATACGTCTGGGATCCGGTGACCGCAGGCTCCTCGCCCGGCTCGCCGTCGACGGCCGGGCCGGGCTGGAGGAGCTGGCGTCGGCGACCGGCTGGTCGCCGACCACGGTCCGGCGCCGGATGACGGAGCTGCGCGCGCACGGCCTGCTCTATCTCGACCTCGACGTGGACTGGCGCATGTTCGGTGCGCACGCCCGCACCCTGCTCTGGCTCGCGGTGGCGCCCGCGCATCTGGAGGAGGCCGGGCAGGCGCTGGCCGGACATCCGGAGATCGCGTTCGCCGCCGCCACGACGGGCCCGACCAACCTGTACGCGAGCGTGGTGTGCGCGGACCAGCAGGAGCTGTACCGGTATCTGACCACGCGGGTCGCCGCCCTCCCGGCCGTCACCCACCTCGAAACGGCACCGGTGATCAGGACCGTCAAGCAGGCGGCGAACAGGGCCTAG
- a CDS encoding trypsin-like peptidase domain-containing protein yields the protein MGTAAPALSPAGPNGWEALLKTRTLRLTTPSKTVGTGFVVAPGLVATCAHVLGAATSLPAAVRGHVVALGREFTLEPVRDSYVLDRDSGLDLVLLRVTESPPGLGAALEPVLTSPVTEINDELWTYGHPVGGFNSGQSTTLRCVGTDRRSDLPGAPWLPHVVGRAKAGCSGSAVINTRTGAVCGMLSTSDRHESAHLVPVAEILARCPQGAEEAALHGPWPLALTEDQLAAADWRIPSPLLLDYLDTAADVADRAHPYPVIDGRTPSSLSIVYVRQFAGRTAPAETDADATTGADPSGDPERATGEGSRQHRPGPSEHQRIRADELFGLGQDILLVGAPGAGKSSLLRHAVTELAHRWHAEKDRPGVVPVRVEAKEFLKGDTPLAVIARTATTEVLAASVSGWPPHWFERAPVRGARWLVLVDGLDEAGGPQERSRVLEKIADLRRNPAVGDHYRFLVATRPLPTREQPPRMRRFDLLPLDPRQLPDFASSWFAALELTDLDRCVRRFMGRLASSGMAEPARTPLMAAMLCQLFAVDQDKPLPRGRTAVYRRFVGEILGGQRWSRSKALPPELHKAAVRSHGSTGPAALEAVRNELRGLHEVLRMVARRPRGATLISTLIDDGAEIDEPARRSATTVLHSAARNGDHNAAIALARTGDPRGAALLLRAATAQDSAADTQLDAVCALADLGDPRGTDLLRERTADAGDPGCVRAAEELIRRTGLDGEVLVRLARDRSAPPATRKNAVRALDRLGLPGGTEALKARLTDTRETAEARLAAARELIVSEIPGVAGPLADLVRADLPDGQRHEALQLLTTAGRSRKEAAHVSRLLEDLAADHGLPSELRFAVVQSLARPKYRSLVHRAVVEDQKAPGALRLKALKELPDLIDDHDMDILLPVLADPAATLADRSTAARLLPPGALRHGAVQLALAALLKAHALPHEDRLALVSHLAPEHQQPRAQQGPADAAKDASWWYDTVCELVRDAALPDPQRRRLMEELKSRGGGGRLAELALSAGLPGVLRLVAAREAIEAATRDRAGTQDRPWSARDAALRVSRRLASTAVFVWDTAAPVARKVPSALSAVKNAIRQVLGLFLRLPFLALLAGLPFMIAVVANAYAAACVAETPPADWKLRVYFAVAAVVITALYLGASELAETAPRARRMLLWGLAAGAALGLLRAPGVPALNAMGDYLVGVVPWDGHLRD from the coding sequence ATGGGAACAGCCGCCCCCGCGCTGAGCCCGGCCGGTCCGAACGGGTGGGAAGCCCTGCTCAAGACCAGGACCCTGCGCCTGACCACCCCCTCCAAAACCGTGGGCACCGGGTTCGTCGTCGCCCCCGGCCTGGTGGCGACCTGCGCGCACGTCCTCGGCGCGGCGACCTCGCTCCCGGCTGCCGTGCGCGGCCATGTGGTCGCCCTCGGCCGGGAGTTCACCCTGGAGCCCGTGCGCGACTCGTACGTGCTGGACCGGGACAGCGGCCTGGACCTCGTCCTGCTGCGCGTCACCGAGTCGCCCCCGGGCCTCGGGGCGGCGCTGGAACCGGTCCTCACCTCACCCGTGACGGAGATCAACGACGAGCTGTGGACGTACGGCCACCCGGTCGGCGGCTTCAACTCCGGGCAGTCGACGACCCTGCGCTGCGTGGGCACCGACCGCCGCAGTGACCTGCCCGGCGCGCCGTGGCTGCCGCACGTGGTGGGGCGCGCGAAGGCGGGGTGCAGCGGCAGCGCCGTCATCAACACCCGTACCGGAGCCGTGTGCGGCATGCTCAGCACCTCCGACCGGCACGAGAGCGCACACCTGGTGCCGGTGGCGGAGATCCTCGCGCGGTGCCCGCAAGGCGCCGAAGAGGCCGCGTTGCACGGCCCGTGGCCCCTGGCGCTCACCGAGGACCAGCTGGCCGCCGCCGACTGGCGCATCCCGAGCCCCCTGCTCCTCGACTACCTCGACACCGCCGCGGACGTGGCCGACCGGGCCCACCCGTATCCGGTGATCGACGGCCGCACACCGTCGTCCCTGTCGATCGTGTACGTACGGCAGTTCGCGGGCCGGACCGCACCGGCGGAGACGGACGCCGACGCGACGACCGGGGCCGACCCGTCCGGCGACCCGGAGCGCGCAACGGGCGAGGGCTCCCGGCAACACCGGCCCGGCCCCTCCGAACACCAGCGGATCCGCGCCGACGAACTCTTCGGCCTCGGCCAGGACATCCTCCTGGTGGGGGCGCCGGGAGCGGGGAAGTCGAGCCTGCTGCGCCACGCGGTCACCGAGCTGGCCCACCGCTGGCACGCGGAGAAGGACCGGCCCGGTGTGGTGCCGGTCCGCGTGGAGGCGAAGGAGTTCCTCAAGGGTGACACCCCGCTGGCCGTCATCGCCCGGACGGCGACGACGGAAGTGCTCGCCGCGTCCGTGTCCGGCTGGCCGCCCCACTGGTTCGAGCGGGCTCCGGTACGCGGGGCGCGTTGGCTGGTCCTCGTCGACGGACTCGACGAAGCGGGTGGCCCCCAGGAGCGCTCACGGGTGCTGGAGAAGATCGCCGACCTGCGCAGGAATCCCGCGGTGGGCGACCACTACCGCTTCCTCGTCGCGACACGCCCCCTGCCCACCCGCGAACAGCCGCCCAGAATGCGCCGGTTCGACCTCCTGCCGCTGGATCCCCGGCAGTTGCCCGACTTCGCGAGCAGCTGGTTCGCGGCACTGGAGCTCACGGACCTCGACCGTTGCGTACGGCGCTTCATGGGTCGGCTCGCCTCCTCCGGCATGGCGGAACCGGCCAGGACACCGCTGATGGCCGCCATGCTGTGCCAGTTGTTCGCGGTGGACCAGGACAAACCCCTGCCGCGCGGACGCACGGCCGTCTACCGGCGGTTCGTGGGCGAGATCCTGGGCGGCCAGAGGTGGAGCCGCAGCAAGGCACTCCCGCCGGAGCTCCACAAGGCGGCCGTCCGAAGCCACGGTTCCACGGGACCGGCGGCGCTGGAAGCCGTACGGAACGAACTGCGCGGGCTGCACGAGGTCCTGCGGATGGTGGCCAGACGCCCGCGCGGGGCCACACTCATCTCCACGCTCATCGACGACGGTGCCGAAATCGACGAGCCGGCCCGGCGGTCGGCGACGACGGTGCTGCACTCGGCGGCTCGGAACGGGGACCACAACGCCGCCATCGCCCTGGCCCGTACCGGGGATCCGCGAGGCGCGGCCCTCCTGCTCCGGGCCGCCACGGCCCAGGACTCAGCGGCCGACACGCAGCTCGACGCCGTCTGCGCGCTGGCCGACCTCGGCGACCCCCGAGGCACCGACCTGCTGCGCGAGCGGACGGCGGACGCCGGCGACCCGGGCTGCGTCCGCGCGGCCGAGGAACTCATCCGCCGTACCGGCCTCGACGGCGAGGTACTGGTCCGACTGGCACGCGACCGGTCGGCTCCGCCGGCGACACGGAAGAACGCCGTCCGCGCTCTGGACAGACTGGGGCTGCCCGGCGGGACGGAGGCACTCAAGGCACGCCTGACCGACACCCGCGAAACGGCCGAGGCACGCCTGGCCGCGGCGCGGGAGCTCATCGTGTCCGAGATCCCCGGCGTCGCGGGACCGCTGGCGGACCTGGTGCGTGCGGACCTCCCCGACGGGCAGCGGCACGAGGCACTGCAGTTGCTGACCACAGCGGGGCGCAGTCGCAAGGAGGCAGCGCACGTCAGTCGGCTGCTGGAGGACCTCGCCGCTGATCACGGGCTGCCCTCGGAACTGCGATTCGCGGTCGTCCAGTCTCTGGCGCGCCCCAAGTACCGCTCGCTCGTCCACCGCGCTGTCGTCGAGGACCAGAAGGCGCCCGGCGCACTGCGCCTGAAGGCCCTCAAAGAGTTGCCCGACCTGATCGACGACCACGACATGGACATCCTGCTGCCCGTGCTGGCCGACCCCGCGGCGACCCTGGCGGACCGGAGCACCGCGGCGCGCCTGCTCCCGCCCGGGGCACTCCGCCACGGAGCGGTCCAACTGGCCCTGGCCGCCCTGCTCAAGGCCCACGCTCTGCCTCACGAGGACCGTCTCGCCCTGGTCTCGCACCTGGCGCCCGAGCACCAGCAACCGCGCGCCCAGCAGGGACCCGCCGACGCCGCCAAGGACGCGTCGTGGTGGTACGACACCGTCTGCGAGCTGGTGCGCGATGCCGCGCTGCCGGACCCGCAACGCCGACGTCTGATGGAAGAGCTGAAGAGCCGCGGTGGAGGCGGTCGCCTGGCCGAACTGGCACTGTCGGCAGGTCTTCCCGGCGTACTGCGCCTGGTCGCCGCCCGTGAGGCGATCGAGGCCGCCACGCGCGACCGGGCGGGTACGCAGGACCGTCCCTGGTCGGCGCGGGATGCCGCGCTCCGGGTGAGCCGCCGTCTCGCGTCGACGGCGGTCTTCGTCTGGGACACCGCGGCACCAGTCGCACGCAAGGTGCCCTCGGCCCTGTCCGCCGTCAAGAACGCGATCCGTCAGGTCCTGGGCCTGTTCCTGCGCCTGCCCTTCCTCGCCCTGCTGGCGGGGCTGCCGTTCATGATCGCGGTGGTCGCCAACGCATACGCCGCGGCATGCGTCGCCGAAACACCGCCCGCCGACTGGAAGCTGAGGGTCTACTTCGCGGTCGCCGCCGTGGTGATCACTGCCCTGTACCTCGGTGCGTCCGAACTCGCCGAGACCGCCCCCCGCGCCCGCCGGATGCTGCTGTGGGGGCTGGCCGCCGGGGCCGCCCTGGGGCTGCTCCGCGCGCCGGGCGTCCCGGCACTCAACGCGATGGGCGACTATCTGGTGGGCGTGGTTCCCTGGGACGGGCACCTCCGCGACTGA
- a CDS encoding CU044_2847 family protein, with translation MDQPVPVDIDGHTVYMVVRELHDTYGEEQEISGRVHRRLDEALAGLTSTARAVVSRLRQTEASRVKVQFGCEFALESGSVVAVVGKARTSSAFTVELEWEQPPPR, from the coding sequence GTGGACCAGCCGGTCCCGGTGGACATCGACGGTCACACCGTCTACATGGTCGTACGCGAGCTGCACGACACGTACGGCGAGGAACAGGAGATTTCCGGCCGTGTCCACCGGCGTCTCGACGAGGCGCTCGCAGGGCTCACGAGCACGGCACGCGCGGTCGTGAGCCGGCTTCGGCAGACCGAAGCCTCGCGCGTCAAGGTGCAGTTCGGCTGTGAGTTCGCGCTCGAATCGGGCTCCGTCGTCGCCGTGGTCGGCAAGGCCCGTACGTCGTCCGCCTTCACCGTGGAGCTGGAATGGGAACAGCCGCCCCCGCGCTGA